The Methylobacterium sp. PvR107 genome contains a region encoding:
- a CDS encoding NAD(P)/FAD-dependent oxidoreductase produces MDTIAPGRHRDLSTSETADVAIVGAGAAGLAAARRLAERRPALRIRVVEAAERPGGRAHTIVPPATGAPLDLGCGWLHGAESNPWLPIAEALGLQVDRTPAPWDVQHRDLGFPPEDQAAYEAAAEAFAARQAAAARDPVDRPLADLLEPGNPWNPLLDAVSGYVSGAELADLSLHDSARYRVHGSDWRVAEGYGRAVAAYGAGQPVTLGTPVTRIDHGGAGPIRLETPRGTLQARAVVVTVSTNVLAEGGLRFAPALPDKEAAAQDLPLGLANKVFLHLAAPEALPADGHLIGNPRSARTGAYHLRPFGRPVIEGYFGGALARELERAGDAAATAFALDELAGLLGAAFRRRASGLTVTRWGQDPSVRGSYAYARPGAAGQRAILAAPVEGRLFFAGEATSPDAFTTVRGAYESGLRAADEVLLAFAGEPPLDPRTGPEQK; encoded by the coding sequence ATGGACACGATCGCGCCGGGGAGGCATCGGGACCTGAGCACTTCCGAGACGGCCGATGTCGCCATCGTGGGCGCGGGTGCCGCGGGCCTCGCCGCGGCGCGCCGGCTGGCCGAACGGCGGCCGGCATTGCGGATCCGCGTGGTCGAGGCGGCGGAGCGCCCTGGCGGGCGGGCCCACACGATCGTGCCCCCCGCGACCGGTGCCCCCCTCGACCTCGGCTGCGGCTGGCTGCACGGCGCCGAGAGCAACCCCTGGCTGCCGATCGCCGAGGCGCTCGGCCTGCAGGTCGACCGCACCCCCGCCCCCTGGGACGTGCAGCACCGCGATCTCGGCTTCCCGCCGGAGGACCAGGCGGCCTACGAGGCGGCCGCCGAGGCCTTCGCGGCGCGACAGGCGGCAGCGGCGCGGGATCCGGTTGACCGCCCCCTCGCCGACCTCCTCGAACCGGGCAATCCGTGGAACCCGCTCCTCGACGCGGTGAGCGGCTACGTGAGCGGTGCCGAACTCGCGGACCTCTCGCTCCACGATTCGGCCCGCTACCGCGTCCACGGATCGGACTGGCGGGTGGCGGAGGGCTACGGGCGCGCGGTGGCGGCGTACGGCGCCGGCCAGCCGGTGACGCTCGGCACGCCGGTGACCCGGATCGATCATGGCGGGGCCGGTCCGATCCGGCTGGAGACCCCGCGCGGCACCCTCCAGGCCCGCGCCGTCGTCGTGACGGTCTCGACCAACGTCCTGGCGGAGGGCGGACTCCGCTTCGCGCCGGCGCTGCCCGACAAGGAGGCGGCCGCGCAGGACCTGCCGCTCGGGCTCGCCAACAAGGTCTTCCTGCACCTCGCCGCGCCCGAGGCGCTGCCGGCGGACGGGCACCTGATCGGCAACCCGCGCAGCGCGCGCACCGGTGCCTATCACCTGCGCCCGTTCGGCCGGCCGGTGATCGAGGGGTATTTCGGCGGCGCCCTCGCCCGGGAGCTGGAGCGGGCCGGGGACGCAGCCGCCACCGCCTTCGCCCTCGACGAGCTGGCCGGGCTGCTGGGCGCGGCGTTCCGCCGGCGGGCGTCCGGCCTCACCGTGACGCGCTGGGGTCAGGACCCGTCGGTGCGCGGCTCCTACGCGTATGCCCGGCCCGGCGCGGCCGGCCAGCGCGCGATCCTGGCGGCGCCGGTGGAGGGCCGCCTGTTCTTCGCCGGCGAGGCGACCTCCCCCGATGCCTTCACCACCGTGCGCGGCGCCTACGAATCCGGGCTGCGGGCCGCCGACGAGGTCCTCTTGGCCTTCGCGGGCGAGCCCCCTCTCGACCCGCGAACGGGGCCCGAACAGAAATAA